A region from the Desulfitobacterium dehalogenans ATCC 51507 genome encodes:
- a CDS encoding Tex family protein, producing the protein MEFVEIIAQELTLRAHQVKEAIQLLDGGNTIPFIARYRKEATGELDENALRSIVERLEYLRNLKQRKSEVLRLIEEQGKLTEELANQIEKATILQEVEDLYRPYKQKRRTRATMAKEKGLEPLALWILEQYHKAQPLIEAQKYINPELGVETPEEAINGASDIIAEMISDDAAMRKKIREATFRLGDIIASAKKAEERSAYEMYYDYREPVKKLPPHRILALNRGEKEELLNVKVEVPSEHILALIEQAFVKQGPAAEIVRSAADDAYKRLIAPSIEREIRGALTEKAEEQAIRVFAENLRQLLLQPPVRGKVVLGLDPGFRTGCKFAVVDDTGKLFHVGVIYPHPPQNKREEAKRMLRDAIGKYHVDVIAIGNGTASRETEEVTAEMIRESGLASEYIIVSEAGASVYSASKLAGEEFPDFDLSLRSAVSIARRLQDPLAELVKIEPKAVGVGQYQHDVQPKRLEESLHGVVESAVNAVGVDLNTASPSLLQYVAGLKPTIAKNIVAYRENHGKFQKRDQLKKVPRLGEQTFVQCAGFIRIPEGVNPLENTPVHPESYDLAQNILHKAGFALTDLRERPNEVRLGIAQLDPEECAREFSAGVPTVKDILAALQRPGRDPREDLPRPKLRQDVTHLEDLQTGMILEGTVRNIVDFGAFIDIGVKHDGLVHISQISEKFIRHPMEVLSVGDIVKVRVLGIDTARERVSLSMREIAADAMVSI; encoded by the coding sequence TTGGAATTTGTGGAAATTATTGCGCAAGAACTTACCTTGCGAGCCCATCAAGTTAAAGAAGCCATACAACTCTTGGACGGGGGGAACACTATTCCCTTTATAGCTCGCTATCGTAAAGAAGCGACCGGTGAGTTGGATGAGAACGCCCTGCGCAGTATTGTTGAGCGTTTGGAGTATTTAAGAAATTTAAAGCAACGCAAAAGTGAGGTTCTGCGTTTAATTGAAGAACAAGGTAAACTTACTGAGGAGTTGGCGAATCAGATTGAGAAGGCCACAATTCTTCAAGAAGTAGAAGACCTCTATCGGCCCTACAAACAAAAACGACGGACTCGGGCTACCATGGCTAAAGAAAAGGGACTTGAGCCTCTAGCATTATGGATTCTTGAACAATATCACAAGGCTCAGCCGCTTATAGAAGCTCAAAAATATATAAATCCTGAACTTGGTGTAGAAACGCCAGAAGAGGCAATCAATGGAGCCTCAGACATTATTGCAGAAATGATCTCCGATGATGCTGCTATGCGCAAAAAGATTCGGGAAGCTACTTTCCGCCTTGGTGATATCATAGCTTCAGCGAAAAAAGCAGAAGAGCGCTCAGCCTATGAGATGTATTATGATTATCGGGAGCCTGTGAAAAAACTGCCTCCTCATCGCATCCTTGCTTTGAACCGAGGAGAAAAGGAAGAGCTCCTTAATGTGAAAGTGGAAGTTCCTTCAGAGCATATTTTAGCCCTAATCGAACAGGCTTTTGTGAAGCAAGGGCCCGCAGCGGAGATTGTACGTTCAGCTGCGGATGATGCATATAAACGCTTAATAGCACCTTCTATAGAGAGAGAAATTCGGGGTGCTCTAACCGAAAAAGCCGAAGAACAAGCTATCAGAGTCTTTGCCGAGAATTTGAGGCAACTCTTACTGCAACCTCCAGTGCGTGGGAAAGTGGTACTGGGGTTAGACCCGGGATTCCGAACGGGGTGTAAATTTGCTGTAGTTGATGATACTGGCAAGCTCTTTCATGTAGGGGTTATTTATCCCCATCCTCCCCAAAACAAGCGGGAAGAAGCGAAAAGAATGCTTAGAGATGCTATCGGAAAATATCATGTAGATGTGATCGCCATTGGAAATGGCACAGCCTCTCGAGAAACAGAGGAAGTTACTGCAGAAATGATTAGGGAAAGTGGCTTAGCTTCGGAGTATATCATCGTGAGTGAAGCTGGAGCTTCAGTGTACTCTGCGTCGAAGCTGGCGGGAGAAGAGTTTCCGGACTTTGATCTCTCATTACGTAGCGCAGTCTCCATAGCTCGGCGCTTACAGGACCCCTTGGCTGAGCTTGTTAAAATAGAACCCAAGGCCGTAGGAGTTGGGCAGTATCAGCATGATGTTCAACCCAAACGCCTTGAAGAATCCCTACATGGAGTAGTGGAATCGGCAGTTAATGCTGTTGGTGTAGATCTGAATACCGCCTCACCATCTCTCCTTCAATATGTAGCAGGTCTTAAACCTACCATTGCCAAAAATATTGTGGCTTATCGGGAAAACCACGGGAAGTTCCAAAAACGGGATCAGCTTAAAAAGGTCCCTCGTCTAGGTGAGCAGACATTTGTTCAGTGCGCCGGCTTTATTCGTATTCCCGAAGGGGTCAACCCTCTGGAAAATACACCGGTTCATCCGGAATCTTATGACCTTGCTCAAAATATTTTGCACAAGGCAGGATTCGCTCTAACAGATCTACGAGAACGCCCCAATGAGGTGCGATTGGGGATTGCCCAATTGGATCCGGAGGAATGTGCTCGGGAATTCAGTGCCGGGGTTCCCACGGTCAAAGATATTCTTGCCGCTCTGCAACGCCCTGGCCGGGATCCTCGGGAGGATTTGCCCCGACCAAAACTACGTCAGGATGTTACCCATCTAGAGGATTTACAGACTGGAATGATCCTCGAAGGAACCGTCAGGAATATCGTTGATTTTGGAGCTTTTATTGATATAGGAGTCAAACACGACGGTTTGGTGCATATATCTCAAATCAGTGAGAAGTTTATCAGGCATCCCATGGAAGTGCTTTCCGTGGGAGACATCGTTAAAGTCCGTGTCCTAGGTATCGACACCGCCCGTGAGCGAGTCAGTCTGTCTATGAGGGAAATCGCTGCAGACGCAATGGTATCTATATAG
- a CDS encoding amidohydrolase → MNANTSLFIRNGRIKTMKGQEFIGSILVEGTQIKAIGENLVAPEGAEIIEAQDKFVLPGFIDAHCHVGLGEEIYQSEGDDLNEMTEPITPELRAIDGINPEDEGLRDARLGGVTAVFSTPGSGNVIGGTGVVLKTVGKVVDKMIVREPAGLKVAFGENPKMVYGGEQKKMPMTRMATAALLRQALVDAETYLEKLEQGIEDPEKVPERDLGMESLIRVIKREIPLRAHAHRADDIMTAIRIAKEFNVDLVIEHCTEGHKIAEEIAEYGYPAVVGPSLINRAKVELKDKSFETPNVLTQAGVKVAIITDHPVTPIEQLPLCAALVARAGMDEEEALKAITINPAEIMGVDHRLGSLEVGKDADIVIWSEHPFVLKSHPETVIINGKIIRD, encoded by the coding sequence ATGAACGCAAATACGAGCCTTTTTATCCGTAACGGTCGCATTAAGACCATGAAAGGCCAAGAATTCATCGGAAGCATCTTAGTGGAAGGCACACAAATTAAAGCCATTGGGGAGAATCTGGTTGCTCCTGAGGGAGCAGAGATCATCGAAGCCCAGGATAAGTTTGTTTTACCCGGCTTTATTGACGCCCACTGTCACGTGGGACTGGGAGAGGAGATTTACCAAAGTGAAGGGGATGATCTCAATGAAATGACTGAGCCGATCACCCCTGAACTGCGTGCAATTGATGGTATTAATCCAGAGGATGAAGGTTTACGGGATGCTCGTTTAGGGGGAGTCACCGCAGTGTTTTCCACACCGGGCAGCGGCAATGTCATTGGTGGTACAGGCGTAGTGTTGAAAACAGTCGGCAAAGTCGTGGATAAGATGATCGTACGGGAACCTGCAGGGCTAAAGGTGGCCTTTGGTGAGAATCCCAAAATGGTCTATGGCGGTGAACAAAAGAAGATGCCCATGACACGTATGGCCACTGCGGCACTTCTTCGACAAGCTCTAGTGGATGCTGAGACCTATCTGGAAAAGTTGGAGCAAGGTATTGAAGATCCAGAAAAAGTGCCCGAGCGGGATCTGGGAATGGAAAGCTTGATTCGTGTGATTAAACGTGAGATTCCTTTACGGGCCCATGCTCATCGGGCTGATGATATTATGACCGCTATTCGCATTGCTAAAGAATTTAATGTAGATCTGGTCATTGAACATTGCACTGAGGGACATAAGATTGCTGAGGAAATCGCAGAATATGGATATCCTGCTGTTGTGGGTCCTTCATTAATTAATCGGGCTAAGGTGGAGTTGAAAGATAAATCCTTTGAAACTCCTAATGTCCTAACACAAGCAGGCGTTAAGGTAGCAATTATCACAGATCATCCGGTGACTCCCATCGAACAATTGCCCCTTTGTGCAGCGCTGGTAGCACGAGCCGGTATGGATGAAGAAGAAGCTTTAAAGGCCATCACTATTAATCCGGCAGAAATTATGGGCGTGGATCATCGCCTAGGATCCTTGGAAGTGGGTAAAGATGCGGATATCGTTATTTGGAGTGAACATCCTTTTGTTTTAAAATCACATCCTGAGACTGTCATTATTAACGGCAAAATCATTAGGGATTAG
- the tsaE gene encoding tRNA (adenosine(37)-N6)-threonylcarbamoyltransferase complex ATPase subunit type 1 TsaE: protein MDLEVQSLSADCTHALGYNLGKALRGGDVVCLFGDLGAGKTALAKGVGKALAVQEPMTSPTFTFQIEYSGIARDNPVRLIHMDLYRLRYPEEVEIIGVEDAFQEDTICLIEWPGIAEDILPDDSLEIRIEGSGEEPRRIGFSSHSEAWVERLKDIIPFEY from the coding sequence ATGGACCTAGAAGTTCAAAGCCTAAGCGCAGATTGTACTCATGCCCTTGGATACAATTTAGGAAAAGCGCTTCGTGGGGGAGATGTGGTGTGCCTCTTCGGTGATTTGGGTGCGGGAAAAACTGCATTAGCCAAAGGAGTTGGGAAGGCTTTAGCAGTACAAGAACCCATGACCAGTCCGACCTTTACTTTTCAGATTGAGTATTCAGGGATAGCTCGGGATAATCCGGTGCGGTTAATCCACATGGATTTATATCGTTTGCGTTATCCAGAAGAGGTAGAAATAATCGGAGTAGAGGATGCCTTTCAAGAAGATACTATTTGCTTGATTGAATGGCCGGGAATTGCAGAGGACATCTTACCCGATGATTCATTAGAGATCAGGATTGAAGGATCAGGGGAGGAACCACGCAGAATCGGCTTTTCTTCTCATTCGGAAGCCTGGGTAGAACGGCTCAAAGATATTATTCCTTTTGAATATTAG
- the tsaB gene encoding tRNA (adenosine(37)-N6)-threonylcarbamoyltransferase complex dimerization subunit type 1 TsaB, translating to MKYLTIDTTTKVTALALAEDGQLVAEGFLHTSKTHSERLIPVLDQVLEASAWKLQDLDFIGVVRGPGSFTGIRIGIATAQGLAQVLKLPLVGVLSLDSLAWAGHSRPEEIVPILDARKNEWYTARYRWSEGEEIPIRSRDPFAVEPALWLKELAEQDKAIVFIGDAVSRYKEKIKTTLGNKAVLLPDYLALPRGAYTVRCVWNEWQKGTQGKLVEPYYIRLSEAEVNWAKKEEALKGK from the coding sequence ATGAAGTATCTCACCATCGATACTACCACCAAAGTCACAGCTTTAGCCTTGGCAGAGGACGGGCAGCTGGTGGCGGAAGGCTTTTTGCATACATCCAAAACCCATTCGGAGCGGTTGATTCCTGTATTGGATCAAGTCTTAGAGGCATCAGCCTGGAAGCTTCAAGATCTCGATTTTATTGGTGTGGTGCGGGGACCAGGCTCTTTTACGGGAATCCGTATTGGGATTGCCACAGCTCAGGGCTTGGCTCAAGTGCTCAAACTTCCCTTAGTAGGTGTGCTTTCCTTGGATTCTTTGGCTTGGGCCGGACATAGCCGACCGGAAGAAATCGTACCTATTCTTGATGCAAGAAAGAATGAATGGTATACAGCTCGGTACCGATGGTCGGAAGGAGAGGAAATCCCCATACGAAGCCGGGATCCTTTCGCGGTAGAGCCAGCTCTTTGGCTTAAGGAATTGGCGGAACAGGATAAAGCCATTGTTTTTATCGGTGACGCCGTTTCGCGCTATAAAGAGAAGATTAAGACCACCTTAGGGAATAAGGCGGTGCTTCTCCCGGATTATTTGGCTTTACCACGGGGAGCGTATACTGTTCGTTGTGTTTGGAATGAATGGCAGAAGGGAACCCAGGGGAAGCTTGTGGAACCTTATTACATTCGGTTATCGGAAGCTGAGGTCAATTGGGCTAAGAAAGAGGAGGCGCTAAAGGGGAAATGA
- the rimI gene encoding ribosomal protein S18-alanine N-acetyltransferase produces the protein MMIRPMQESDLSTILEIEHACFPAPWAPQSFVSELRDNEYARYFCLEHEGNIIGYMGLWFILEEGHITNVAIAPGYQGMGGGEFLMRSVIDLMVKEGMERMTLEVRASNVSAQRLYERLGFATAGVRKGYYSDNREDALIMWLDIGKE, from the coding sequence ATGATGATTCGCCCCATGCAAGAGAGTGATTTATCCACAATTCTGGAGATAGAGCATGCTTGCTTTCCGGCACCTTGGGCTCCCCAGTCTTTTGTCAGTGAGCTGAGAGATAATGAGTATGCACGGTACTTTTGCTTGGAACACGAGGGCAATATCATCGGCTATATGGGGTTATGGTTTATACTCGAAGAAGGACATATTACCAATGTGGCTATAGCACCGGGGTATCAGGGGATGGGCGGAGGAGAGTTCCTGATGCGCTCTGTGATCGATTTGATGGTTAAGGAAGGCATGGAGCGTATGACCCTTGAGGTACGAGCCTCCAATGTCTCTGCTCAAAGACTGTACGAACGCCTAGGTTTTGCAACTGCGGGGGTTCGTAAAGGCTATTACTCAGATAATCGTGAAGATGCCCTTATTATGTGGCTTGATATAGGCAAAGAGTAG
- the tsaD gene encoding tRNA (adenosine(37)-N6)-threonylcarbamoyltransferase complex transferase subunit TsaD, producing MNNKDINILGIETSCDETSAAVLRNGRDLLSHIISSQIKTHQKYGGVVPEVASREHILHLQSVVEEALQGAKMEFGDLAGIAVTYGPGLVGSLLVGVAGAKAMAYAAGIPLLGINHLEGHIYANFLHDPELKFPLLALLVSGGHSHLVHFEGHGKYQVLGHTRDDAAGEALDKVARTLGLGYPGGPYIQKAALEGDPHAYEFPRAMLEPGSLDFSFSGVKSAVLNTLNSARMKGETVNVADVAASFQEAIVDVLVRKTLLALEKTKAPTLVLAGGVAANTSLRKRLTEATQKRGVAFSYPPPVLCTDNGAMIAAAGYYRYLAKDYAPWNLNAIPGLNLA from the coding sequence GTGAACAATAAAGATATTAATATACTTGGAATTGAGACAAGCTGTGATGAGACCTCAGCGGCCGTGCTTCGCAATGGCCGTGATCTGCTCAGTCATATTATTTCATCGCAGATCAAGACCCATCAAAAATACGGTGGAGTCGTGCCGGAAGTGGCTTCACGGGAGCATATCCTACATTTGCAAAGTGTTGTAGAGGAAGCTTTGCAAGGGGCGAAGATGGAGTTTGGAGATTTGGCGGGAATTGCAGTGACCTATGGACCGGGGCTTGTGGGCTCTCTTCTTGTAGGAGTGGCGGGGGCAAAGGCTATGGCTTATGCGGCAGGGATTCCGTTGCTGGGAATTAACCATTTAGAAGGACATATTTATGCGAACTTTCTCCATGATCCGGAGCTGAAGTTTCCTTTATTGGCTCTCCTCGTCTCGGGAGGGCATTCCCATTTGGTGCATTTTGAAGGGCATGGGAAGTATCAAGTCCTTGGACATACTCGGGATGACGCTGCAGGGGAGGCTTTAGATAAGGTAGCTCGGACCTTAGGGTTGGGTTATCCTGGAGGACCTTATATTCAAAAGGCCGCTCTTGAAGGGGATCCTCATGCCTACGAATTCCCAAGAGCTATGCTTGAACCCGGCAGTCTTGATTTCAGCTTTAGCGGAGTGAAGTCCGCTGTGCTCAATACCTTGAATTCAGCGCGAATGAAGGGCGAGACGGTGAATGTTGCTGATGTGGCAGCTTCTTTCCAGGAGGCCATCGTAGATGTCTTAGTGCGTAAGACCTTGCTGGCCTTGGAAAAAACAAAGGCTCCTACCCTAGTCCTTGCCGGAGGAGTGGCAGCCAATACTTCACTAAGGAAACGTCTCACTGAGGCAACCCAAAAACGGGGTGTTGCCTTTAGTTATCCACCTCCGGTTCTCTGCACGGATAATGGAGCCATGATCGCGGCAGCCGGATACTACCGTTATTTAGCTAAGGATTATGCTCCTTGGAATTTGAATGCTATACCGGGACTGAATCTGGCTTAA
- a CDS encoding lysine exporter LysO family protein, whose translation MWILFVCLIAGAFVGWFRLLPRVILNQAGRGMMIGVLILLLTMGLRIGVDQNTLSQLGSFGLQAFLFAVAAIIGSVVAVWLLERVFIGKSPMLPQQDKMEVNSTEAAHPYQMTCAIIGAFIAGIFGGILLFPQAWTAYLPTITTLALDFTLVMVGIDLGLNRDIWRHMLKVGWQVFLAPVGVVLGSIVAAMVVGLCFGWELREGGAVGAGFGWYSLSGVLISDLHSVSLGTIAFLSNIFREVLAIIFVPFLAKRVGPLALVAPSGATAMDSTLPLLVAVGPKGIGIVAIISGLSLSLLVPVLVPLVLG comes from the coding sequence ATGTGGATATTATTTGTTTGTCTTATAGCAGGAGCTTTCGTGGGATGGTTTCGTTTATTGCCTAGGGTTATCTTGAACCAAGCGGGACGAGGGATGATGATCGGGGTATTGATTCTCTTGTTGACCATGGGTTTACGGATCGGAGTGGACCAGAACACTCTTTCACAATTAGGGAGCTTCGGATTGCAGGCCTTCTTATTTGCAGTTGCGGCAATTATAGGAAGTGTAGTGGCTGTTTGGCTATTAGAAAGAGTTTTCATTGGGAAGTCGCCCATGCTTCCGCAGCAAGATAAGATGGAAGTGAACAGTACTGAGGCAGCTCATCCCTATCAGATGACTTGCGCAATTATTGGGGCGTTTATTGCAGGAATTTTCGGCGGGATTCTTTTATTTCCCCAGGCTTGGACAGCATACTTACCAACGATTACAACGTTAGCTCTTGATTTTACTCTGGTCATGGTAGGCATCGATTTAGGTCTGAATCGCGATATTTGGAGACATATGCTCAAAGTTGGTTGGCAGGTGTTTTTAGCACCTGTGGGTGTGGTGCTCGGTAGTATTGTAGCGGCTATGGTGGTAGGATTGTGCTTTGGATGGGAGCTTCGGGAGGGAGGAGCAGTTGGTGCTGGGTTTGGATGGTACAGCCTATCTGGGGTTTTGATCTCCGACCTTCACTCGGTCTCCTTGGGTACTATCGCTTTTTTGAGTAATATATTTAGAGAAGTTTTAGCGATTATTTTTGTCCCTTTTTTAGCTAAAAGGGTGGGGCCGTTGGCCCTTGTTGCTCCCAGTGGAGCGACAGCTATGGATTCGACCCTTCCTCTCTTGGTGGCGGTGGGACCTAAAGGTATCGGTATCGTAGCTATAATTAGCGGGCTTTCTTTATCTCTTCTGGTTCCGGTTTTGGTACCCCTGGTTTTAGGTTAG
- a CDS encoding 5-formyltetrahydrofolate cyclo-ligase: MSEEKRSLRERVLSLRSALTPEERAFKSQRIQAIVTQTREFQEASTIMLFMNFRDEVETTELAQIVLDLGKRLVLPRCAPKGVLIPALIEDLEKDIESGMWGIREPKKEELTKVDPLEIDCILVPGAAFDTQGNRLGYGGGYYDRFFGRLAEGTPKIALAFHCQIVDRIPVEFYDKKVDMLITEQGIMRFKETL, encoded by the coding sequence GTGTCTGAGGAGAAGCGGTCATTGCGGGAACGGGTACTGTCCCTGCGATCGGCGTTGACGCCGGAAGAACGGGCTTTTAAAAGCCAAAGAATTCAGGCTATCGTGACTCAGACCCGTGAGTTTCAGGAAGCAAGCACCATCATGCTTTTTATGAATTTTCGCGATGAGGTAGAGACTACTGAGTTAGCCCAAATAGTCCTTGACTTAGGAAAGCGGTTGGTATTGCCGCGATGTGCTCCAAAGGGGGTGCTTATACCGGCACTTATCGAGGATTTGGAAAAGGATATTGAGTCAGGAATGTGGGGAATCCGTGAACCTAAAAAGGAGGAACTCACTAAGGTTGATCCCCTGGAGATCGATTGTATTCTTGTTCCTGGAGCAGCTTTTGATACTCAGGGCAATCGCCTCGGTTATGGGGGCGGATATTATGATCGGTTTTTCGGGAGATTGGCAGAAGGAACACCAAAGATTGCGCTTGCTTTTCACTGCCAGATCGTGGACAGAATCCCCGTTGAGTTTTACGATAAGAAAGTAGACATGTTAATCACTGAACAGGGTATCATGCGTTTCAAAGAAACGCTTTGA
- the nuoE gene encoding NADH-quinone oxidoreductase subunit NuoE — translation MCEECRELVDPKEEQLDRILAHYKQEKGALIPVLQEAQGLYGYLPEHVIKHISKELRIPSAKVYGVVTFYAQFRLAPMGRNVISVCLGTACHVRGGAKVLEAIEKNTKIKDGQTTEDGRFTLEIVNCIGACGLAPVMSINGNVHGRLNADQIPGILAEYK, via the coding sequence TTGTGTGAGGAGTGTAGGGAGTTAGTTGATCCTAAAGAGGAACAATTGGATCGGATATTAGCCCACTATAAACAGGAGAAAGGGGCGCTTATTCCGGTTTTGCAGGAAGCACAAGGACTTTATGGATATTTGCCTGAACATGTGATAAAGCACATAAGCAAGGAACTACGTATACCTTCTGCTAAGGTTTATGGAGTTGTCACATTTTATGCCCAATTCCGCCTTGCTCCAATGGGACGCAATGTCATCAGTGTCTGCTTAGGTACTGCCTGCCATGTTCGGGGAGGAGCTAAAGTTCTGGAAGCCATAGAAAAAAATACAAAAATTAAGGATGGACAGACCACGGAAGATGGACGCTTTACTTTAGAGATTGTCAACTGTATTGGTGCCTGCGGATTAGCTCCTGTTATGTCCATTAATGGAAATGTCCACGGACGATTGAATGCAGATCAGATCCCAGGAATCCTGGCAGAGTATAAGTAG
- the nuoF gene encoding NADH-quinone oxidoreductase subunit NuoF has translation MNTEAKKQVFICAGTGCLSSGANKIIDLMNVEIKRQGLSENVELIATGCRGFCEQGPTLVVEPAQRFYRRIQPEDIPELVEKELGQGEKVERLFYVDPLSGEPALSYEDISFFAKQTRIALKNCGFIDPTKLEDYLAHGGYEGLKKALTMDPEAIIEEVKGAGLRGRGGAGFLTGLKWSLCKATPSDKKYVICNADEGDPGAFMDRGLLEGDPHAVIEGMLIGAYAIGADEGYVYCRAEYPLAIKNLQIAMKQAEEAGFLGDNILGTQFSFHLKINAGAGAFVCGEETALMASIEGKRGMPRVRPPFPAQSGLWGKPTNINNVETWSNIPHILKNGAQWYAQYGTEKSKGTKIFALTGKVNNTGLVEVPMGMPLRDIIFDIGGGIKDGKKFKAVQIGGPSGGCLPEDMLDLPVDYDTLTRAGAMVGSGGLVIMDETTCMVDIARFFLNFSQSESCGKCTPCREGNKRMWEILDRITRGEGREEDIEKLETLAYTVKETSLCGLGQNAPNPILATLKYFREEFEEHIHAKKCRAGVCSDLLTYEIDAEKCKKCGLCAKNCPANCISGNKNTPYVIDGERCIRCGSCMDTCKFGAVIRA, from the coding sequence ATGAACACAGAAGCTAAAAAACAGGTTTTTATCTGTGCGGGCACAGGCTGTCTCTCTTCAGGAGCCAATAAAATCATTGATTTAATGAACGTAGAGATAAAACGTCAAGGGTTGTCTGAGAATGTAGAGCTCATCGCCACAGGTTGCCGTGGTTTTTGTGAGCAAGGGCCAACTTTGGTCGTAGAGCCTGCTCAGAGATTTTACAGAAGAATTCAACCGGAAGATATTCCGGAGCTTGTTGAGAAAGAATTAGGTCAAGGGGAGAAGGTGGAGCGCCTTTTCTATGTGGATCCTCTGTCAGGAGAACCGGCTTTAAGCTATGAGGACATTAGTTTCTTTGCCAAGCAAACCCGTATCGCTCTTAAAAATTGTGGATTTATCGATCCTACTAAGCTTGAGGATTATCTTGCTCATGGAGGTTATGAAGGTTTAAAGAAAGCCCTCACTATGGACCCCGAGGCAATTATCGAGGAAGTCAAGGGAGCCGGCTTACGTGGCCGGGGAGGAGCCGGTTTCTTAACTGGTCTGAAATGGAGCTTATGTAAAGCTACTCCATCAGATAAAAAATATGTGATTTGTAACGCCGATGAAGGAGATCCGGGTGCGTTTATGGATCGCGGTCTTCTCGAGGGAGATCCTCATGCCGTCATTGAGGGAATGTTGATTGGCGCCTATGCTATTGGTGCAGATGAGGGCTATGTTTACTGTCGTGCAGAGTACCCCTTGGCTATCAAGAATCTGCAAATTGCCATGAAACAGGCTGAAGAAGCAGGATTCTTAGGTGATAACATCTTAGGTACGCAATTTAGTTTCCATTTGAAAATCAACGCTGGAGCCGGAGCCTTTGTTTGCGGTGAGGAAACGGCTTTGATGGCATCTATCGAAGGAAAAAGAGGTATGCCTCGAGTGCGGCCTCCTTTCCCAGCTCAAAGCGGGCTATGGGGTAAGCCTACCAACATCAATAATGTTGAGACTTGGTCCAACATACCTCATATCTTAAAAAATGGAGCCCAATGGTATGCTCAGTACGGAACGGAAAAGAGCAAAGGCACAAAGATTTTTGCTCTAACTGGTAAGGTTAACAACACTGGATTAGTTGAAGTTCCTATGGGAATGCCTTTAAGAGATATTATTTTCGATATCGGCGGCGGTATTAAAGACGGTAAGAAGTTCAAAGCGGTGCAAATCGGCGGCCCTTCAGGAGGATGCCTGCCGGAAGATATGTTGGATCTCCCTGTGGATTATGACACCCTAACCCGGGCTGGTGCTATGGTGGGTTCCGGTGGTTTGGTTATCATGGATGAAACCACTTGTATGGTGGATATTGCCCGCTTTTTCCTGAACTTTTCCCAGAGCGAATCCTGCGGAAAATGTACCCCCTGCCGTGAAGGGAATAAACGGATGTGGGAGATTCTCGACCGCATCACCCGTGGTGAAGGCAGGGAGGAGGATATTGAGAAACTGGAAACCCTGGCCTATACAGTTAAAGAAACCTCCCTGTGCGGTTTAGGTCAAAACGCGCCTAACCCTATCCTGGCCACCTTAAAATATTTCCGGGAAGAATTTGAGGAGCATATCCACGCTAAAAAATGCCGGGCCGGAGTTTGCAGTGACCTCCTGACCTACGAGATTGATGCGGAAAAATGCAAAAAATGCGGACTGTGTGCTAAAAATTGCCCAGCTAACTGTATCAGTGGAAATAAAAATACCCCCTATGTTATTGATGGGGAAAGGTGTATCCGCTGCGGAAGCTGTATGGATACCTGTAAATTTGGCGCGGTTATCCGGGCCTAG